A single genomic interval of Anopheles ziemanni chromosome X unlocalized genomic scaffold, idAnoZiCoDA_A2_x.2 X_unloc_1, whole genome shotgun sequence harbors:
- the LOC131291495 gene encoding uncharacterized protein LOC131291495, with protein sequence MLLEIQMQAEWEELDRYMLAVLPKTEAVDEDQARCSTDDFHDLPIAESTALDDATLFGHLDQRDRLGVLLGPLPLDPVSASPSGNSVNNRSGDVTIDTESSDEETSEHSIATPKPTSASLSSAAASPSPPPATPISTLVIGRTMVMDEDRTTPERDGLVEQGASAHLAASSAEPEAHRGQDSGVMADMLAVMREESSRNATVIAELREMLKELRDDNRELRTQVSVLPQQLATMKNEQNEQLAQTIKQGAATINNLAVETLGTAPLSESKKPRRKATSSQQKKEKPALKEKKTFDG encoded by the exons ATGCTGCTAGAGATTCAG aTGCAGGCGGAGTGGGAGGAGCTGGATCGGTACATGCTGGCTGTGCTACCGAAAACGGAAGCGGTGGACGAAGACCAGGCCCGATGCAGCACCGATGATTTCCACGACTTGCCGATTGCGGAGTCGACGGCGCTGGACGATGCAAccctttttggccatttggatcaac GAGACAGACTTGGGGTGCTCTTGGGACCACTGCCACTGGACCCGGTATCGGCCTCCCCGTCGGGGAACTCAGTCAACAATCGATCGGGCGATGTAACGATTGATACTGAAAGCAGCGACGAGGAGACTTCGGAGCATTCGATTGCAACGCCAAAGCCAACGAGCGCATCACTATCGTCAGCAgcggcatcaccatcaccaccgccggcTACGCCGATCTCTACATTagtaatcgggcgcacgatggTGATGGACGAGGATCGAACTACCCCAGAGAGAGATGGTCTCGTTGAACAGGGCGCATCGGCCCACCTGGCAGCATCATCGGCCGAACCTGAAGCCCACAGAGGGCAGGATTCAGGGGTGATGGCAGACATGCTGGCCGTCATGCGGGAGGAGTCATCGCGGAACGCGACGGTCATCGCTGAACTGCGGGAGATGCTCAAGGAGTTGCGAGATGACAACCGTGAGCTCCGGACCCAGGTTAGCGTCCTCCCCCAGCAGCTGgcgaccatgaaaaatgagcAGAACGAGCAACTGGCGCAGACCATTAAACAAGGTGCTGCAACAATCAACAACCTGGCAGTTGAAACGCTCGGAACGGCTCCTTTGTCGGAGAGTAAAAAGCCTCGCCGCAAAGCAACCAGCAGCcagcagaagaaggagaagccggctctgaaagaaaagaaaacgtttgACGGCTaa